The following proteins are co-located in the Pomacea canaliculata isolate SZHN2017 linkage group LG8, ASM307304v1, whole genome shotgun sequence genome:
- the LOC112570269 gene encoding transmembrane protein 87A-like, giving the protein MATVVIFIFLSVVGVSAVPEEGHWSIDVRQDSPYVFLQKHMFAHSQITVSVSLPCEKEDFNMTFSWVLRTASCTVSFQYDDKLKENIALYVNRPFLDFDKPLDAVSVLKNSTQQQCQPHPFQLPDHGHDVPVRLNVSSFSQDSEALSQKDNEYDLESQESVGGALLDKERGKTTQRPAGSLSTASSPPASTSPQPLVKDNSEQVKGAKQEKAAKTVKRAADTKPEEKKVEAQLLKSGANLDHPVVGRTWIDGNYLFVIKLTPEPKGAQFNALVEVRMTWGNGNYISAVDYPLLVFYGVLGLLYMVYGLVWLVLLACNWRDLLRVQFWIGGVIVLGMLEKAVFFAEYENINNTGVSVRGAVIFAELVSCLKRTLARMLVIIVSLGFGIVKPRLGQAFHKVLFVGALYFILAAIEGCMRATSPDIQTKNQYFLAAVPLAVVDAVICWWIFTSLVQTMRTLRLRRNVVKLSLYRHFTNTLIFAVLASVGYIIWFMTQRTNGNCMKDWKQMWVDEAFWHVLFVLLLFIIMLLWRPTANNQRYAFSPLLDAADDEDEDDSVLNDAFEGMKMRSTKQVNGSPKQRDSKKMEDDLKWVEEHIPSSVADKALPSLLDSDEEIMTTKFEMSKME; this is encoded by the exons ATGGCgacagttgtaatatttattttcctgtctgttGTCGGCGTTTCAGCAGTTCCAGAAGAAGGCCACTGGAGTATAGATGTTCGGCAG GACAGCCCCTATGTATTTCTTCAAAAGCACATGTTTGCTCACAGTCAGATTACAGTGTCAG TTTCATTACCATGTGAGAAAGAAGATTTCAACATGACTTTCTCTTGGGTGCTTCGAACTGCATCTTGTACCGTTTCTTTTCAATATGATGATAAATTAAAG GAGAACATTGCCCTTTATGTGAATCGTCCATTCCTGGACTTTGATAAACCATTAGATGCTGTAAGTGTCTTAAAAAACAGTACCCAGCAGCAGTGTCAACCACATCCATTCCAGCTACCT gACCATGGACATGATGTGCCTGTCAGACTGAATGTTTCCAGTTTCTCACAG GATTCTGAAGcgctgtcacaaaaggacaatGAATATGACTTAGAAAGCCAAGAATCTGTGGGTGGTGCTTTACTAGacaaagaaaggggaaaaactaCACAACGACCTGCTGGCAGTCTGTCAACTGCAAGTTCTCCACCAGCAAGCACCTCTCCACAGCCCCTTGTGAAAGACAATTCAGAACAAGTGAAGGGTgcaaagcaagaaaaagcagcaaagaCTGTGAAACGAGCAGCAGACACAAAGCCTGAGGAGAAAAAAGTGGAG GCACAGCTCCTGAAATCTGGTGCCAAT ttggaCCATCCAGTTGTAGGGAGAACATGGATTGATGGCAACTATCTTTTTGTTATCAAGCTTACTCCAGAACCAAAAGGAGCACAATTTAATGCCCTTG TGGAAGTACGGATGACGTGGGGTAATGGGAACTACATCTCGGCAGTAGATTATCCCCTCCTAGTATTCTATGGTGTGTTGGGGCTGCTGTACATGGTCTATGGCCTGGTCTGGCTTGTGCTTCTTGCCTGCAATTGGCGAGACCTTCTGAGAGTGCAGTTTTGGATTGGAGGAGTTATTGTGCTCG GTATGCTGGAAAAGGCAGTGTTTTTTGCtgaatatgaaaatattaacaACACTGGTGTTTCAG TGCGTGGGGCAGTTATCTTTGCAGAGCTTGTGTCGTGCCTGAAGCGAACTCTGGCACGAATGCTGGTCATCATTGTCAGCTTAGGATTTGGCATAGTCAA ACCAAGGCTTGGGCAAGCTTTccacaaagttttatttgttggagCCCTCTACTTTATTCTGGCAGCAATTGAAGGATGCATGCGTGCTACCTCt ccagacattcagaccAAAAACCAGTATTTCTTGGCTGCAGTTCCTCTCGCCGTTGTAGATGCAGTAATTTGCTGGTGG ATCTTTACTAGCTTAGTACAGACCATGCGCACATTGCGGCTGCGTCGCAATGTGGTAAAGCTTTCTCTGTATCGTCACTTCACCAACACCCTCATCTTTGCTGTCTTGG cATCAGTGGGCTATATCATCTGGTTTATGACACAGCGAACAAATGGAAACTGTATGAAG GACTGGAAACAGATGTGGGTGGATGAAGCATTTTGGCATGTTCTTTTCGTGCTTCTGTTGTTTATCATCATGTTGCTGTGGCGACCAACTGCTAACAATCAAAG ATATGCTTTCTCCCCACTGTTGGATGcagcagatgatgaagatgaagatgattcTGTGCTTAATGATGCTTTTG AGGGCATGAAGATGCGGAGCACAAAGCAAGTAAATGGTTCTCCTAAACAACGTGATAGCAAGAAAATG GAGGATGACCTCAAGTGGGTGGAAGAACATATTCCATCTTCAGTAGCAGACAA AGCATTGCCAAGTCTTCTGGATTCTGATGAAGAAATAATGACCACCAAGTTTGAGATGTCAAAAATGGAGTAA